In Catenulispora sp. MAP5-51, the sequence CGACCTGGGGCTGACCTATCCGCAGTACCTGGTGATGCTGGTGCTCTGGGAGCACGGCACCGTCCCCATCAAGGACATCGGCACCGCGCTGCACCTGGACTACGGGACCCTCACCCCGCTGATCAAGCGCCTGGAGACCAACGGCCTGGTCCGCCGCGAACGCGCCGCCGACGACGAGCGCACGGTCCGCGTCAACCTCACCGCCGAGGGCGAGGAGTTGCGCACCCGCGCCGCCGACGTGCCGGCCGCCATCGGCGCGGCGATGGCCCTGACCCCGCGCCAGTTCGACGACGCCAAGCGCCTGCTCCGCCTGCTGGCGGACAATGTTTCGGAAGCGTCGGCCTGAGCCGCGTCGCCTGAGCTACGTCGCCTGAGCCGCGTCGCCTGGGCTACGTCGCCTGAGCTACGTCAGAGGCCGAACGGTGAGGATCTGTTCGGCGTAGCCGACCGGCCCGGCCGCGTCGTGGAGCACGGTCGAGGTGACGCCCTGACCGGTCGGGCCGAACGTCACCGTCGTGTCCAGCCCCGTCCACCGCCCCGCGACCGGCTGCCGGTGCAGATGGACGGTCAGATCGACGTTCGGGAACATCCACTCGGTGGGGGATTCGCGAACGGCGATGCCGTTGGCCGTGTCGACGAGCGCGATGAAGGACGCCAGCCGGCTGGAGCTCTGCCCGGCGACGAGATCGAGCTCGGTCCCGACCCACGCCGTCGTGCGTCCCGGCTGCGGCGGCGCGACCGGGCGGACGTCGACGGAGGCGATGTAGCCGCCGGGCCAGACGTCCGTCATAAGCCACGAGGCCAGCGCTTCCGGGGGCGTGAGCTTGTCGCCGTTCCCGTTGCCGTCGCTCTTACCGTCGCCGGCCCCGCCCCCGCCCCCGGCCACCGCCGCGGTGTCGCCGGCGTTCAGCAGCCAGGCCCGCGCCCGCACCACCGGCCGATCACCGATGAGCACGACCGCCTCGACCAGCTCGATCGTCCGCCCCGGCCGCAGCGTCTGGACCCGGATCTCGCACTCGTCGAGCGCGAGCCGGCCCAGGATGTCGAAGCTGACGCGGGACAGCAGCAGCTCGCCGCCCGACCGCGGCCGCTCGGCCGCGAACCGGTCGATGGCGTGCACCACCAGCCCGCCGAGGGGGCTGAAGTGCTGCTCTTCGGGGTCCCACGCGCCACCCGCTTGCGTCGTGGGCTTGTAGCGGTTCTCGCCGGCCGGTTCGTAGTAGCTGCCGATGTTCATGGTGGTGCGAGTCTATTTCAGGGATTGATCGGCTCCGGTTCCCGGGCCCGGGGGTGAATCACAACCGCCACCCCATCGCATCTAGAACCTAGAAGCAGCGGGTCGGCGAGGAGGGCGGAGATCGTGGGGCGGACGGGGCGTGGTGGTCGCGAACGGCAGGATGCGGAGTTCACGGAGTACGCGGCGGCGCGCGCGGCGCGGCTGCGGGAGACCGCCTATCTGCTGTGCGGGGACTGGCATCGCGCCCAGGACCTGGCACAGATGGCGCTCGCAAAGGTCTACGTCGCCTGGCCGAAGATCGAGCGGTCCGAGGCGGTCGACGCGTATGCGCGGCGGGTGCTCACCAACGAGTTCCTCGGCTATCGGCGTCGGCGTAGTTCCACCGAGCGTGTCACGGACGAACTGCCGGAGACGGCAGTCCAGCCGGTGCAGCACGAATTGCGCCTGACGCTGCTGGAGGCGTTGGAGCGGCTCTCGCCGAGCCGGCGGGCGGTGGTCGTCCTGCGGTACTGGGAGGACCACAGCATCGAGACGGTCGCGGAGATGCTCGGCATGAGCACGTCCGCGGTGAAGTCGGCGAGCCTGCGTGCGCTCGCCGAGCTGCGGTCGATGCTCGGCGCGGACTTCCTGGCCGATCTCGCGATCACCTGATCCTGTCGGCCGACCCCTTACGGACAAAGGAGATCAGTCAGCATGCAAGCAGAAGAGGAGTTCCGCTCCCGGCTCCGGGAGGACTTGCGAGGACGGCCGGCGCCGGCGGTGGGCACCCTGGCGGCCGACGCGTTCAGCACCGGTCGCCGGATGCGGCGGCGGCAGCGGACGCTGCGCGCCGTCAGCGGGACCGCGGCGGTGGTGGCGGTCGCGGTCGGATCGGCGGCGATGGCGGGGGCGTTCGGCTCGAACTCGCCGTCCGCGGGCAGTGCCGCACCGGGTGTCGGAACGAAGACGTCCAGGTCTGCGCCGCCGCCGTCCTCGCCGAGGTCGCCGGGCCGGTCGGGCCCGACCGCCCCGCCCTCGTCGGCCCCGGGTCGGCCGGTGACCATCCCGCCGGGGTGGACCGTGCCGCCGCCGGCGACGGTCACCGACCCCGAGTGGGTCACCTCCCGGGCGGTCATCGCGGAGACGAAGAAGCTGCTCCCGGCGGGTACGGACAGCTCGGCCTACTCCGGGGACTACGCGTACGGCGGCGGGGACCCGCGCCAGCAGTGGGCGGTCGACGCGTCGATGACCATCACGACCGCGAAGGGCTCCGCGCAACTGGACGTCACGCTCCACGACGGCAACGGGGGCAACTCCGGCTCGGGCTGCCGCGGGGTGTCGTCGTGCGGATCCGAGCTCCTGCCCGACGGCAGCCGCGTCATCGTCCAGCACGACTGGGACGCCATGGGCACCGGCAAGCTGGGCGCCTACATCATGGTCATCCGCAAGGACGGCATGTCCGTGCAGGTGACGATCCGCGACCAGTCGCAGCTCACCGACGACCAGCTGTTCGCCGTGGCGTCCAGCGGCGCCTGGGGCGGCTTGAAGATGGACAAGAGCTTCGTGGACCAGGCCGAGGCCACGATCAAGGGCACGTTCATGAACCCGCCGGCGTAGTCCGGCAGATCCGGCCCGGCGCGGCCGGACGAGAAGACGGCGGTTCCCTGGTGAGTCAAGCACCGGGGAACCGCCGTCGTCGTCGAAGTGTAGATGCGGCGACATCCGGGCCACTACATCAGAGCTCGAACACTGACCGCTTCCGACGTCCACAACCTGTCACCGTGCGCCTCTCGGCGGTAGCCGTTTCTTTGTCGAGACTTGGGGCCTGTCAGGCGCCGTCCACGCGCCTGTGAGCTGCATGTCCGCCGGCCGACCGATCGGCGGAACTACCAGGAAGCGGTGAGACGGAATGCGCAACCTGAAGTCCGTGCCGGAATACGGCACCTCGCTCTTTCGGATCGTCGTGGGCTTCCTCATGGCCTGCCACGGTGCCAGCAGCCTGTTCTCGTGGCCGATGAAGGCCATGGGCGGCCACACGGTGTCGCCGACGACGTGGCCCGGCGGGGTCGCCGCGACGCTGCAGTTCGTATTCGGGGTGCTAGTGATGGTCGGCGTGGGGACGCGGGTCGCCGGGATCATCCTGTCCGGGACGATGGCCTACGCGTACTTCTCCGTCCACCAGGAGAAGGCGCTGCTCCCGATCGCCAACGGCGGGGAGCCCGCCGCGCTGTTCTGCTGGGCGTTCCTGATGATCGCGATCGTCGGGGCCGGCCCGCTGTCCGCGGACGCCGTCGTGGCCAAGCTGCGCGGCGCGTCCCCGGCGCCGGCCGTGTCCGAGCCGGAGGGCACGCCCGCCGCTGTCGCGGCGTGAGCTGACCAGCCCTCCCGATCCGGCGCGGATCCGACCCCCCGCGGGTCCGCGCCGGAATCCCCGCCGCGCGGCGGCACCGCGTCCAGGACGTCCGGGACGTCCGCGCAGTGAATCAGGCCATTGATCAGCTTGTGACGAAACGCGTGAAGCCGCATGCCACCGCGGCTCCCCACAACCGGGCGCTGACCGGTTCGGGCAGGGACAACCTGTCACCGTTCGACCATCGGCGCCCCCGGCTTTTCCCCACACACTGGATCGCGGCCGGGCGATCCGTCCGCGGCCGCGCCTGCCGAGCGCCCCGCCCGAGATGAGGTGGCACGTTGACATCCCTTGATGAGATCGAGATCCCGCTCCCGTTCCAGGAGCTGCTGCGGCCCCACCTGCCCTACGCCGGGGCCGGCCCGCTGACCGCCGGCGAGGACCTGGCCGCGCTCGGCCTGGACTCGATGGCCGTGGTGCAGGTGCTGGCCGAAGTCGAGGCCGAGTTCGGGGTGGAGCTCCCCGACGAGATCCTGGACGAGGCCACGTTCGCCACCGTCGGCTCCCTGTGGGCGGCCGTCAGCGCGCTGGTCGGTAGCGGTGCTGACGCGGCTTGACGACCTGGTGCGCCGCGGGGCCCCCGAGCGCCCCGCCGTCACCTTCAAGGACGGCACCCTGACCTACGGCCGGCTGGCCGAGCAGGTCGGCGCGGCCGCCGCGGGCCTGCGGGCGCTCGGCCTGGAGCGCGGCGACCGGGTCCTGGTCTACCTGGAGAAGCGGCTGGAGACGGTGGTGGCGCTGTTCGCCGCCTCCGCCGCCGGGCTGGTCGTGGTGCCGGTCAACCCGCTGCTCAAGGCCGGGCAGGTCGCCTTCATCGCCGCGGACTGTACCGCGCGGGCGGTCCTGACCAGCCCCGAGCGGCTGCAGACCGTCCGCGGGGACCTGCCCGAGTCCGTCGCGCACGTCGTCGTGGTCGGCACCCGGGCCGGGACCGACGACCACGCCGGCGCGGCCCCGGTGACCGCCTGGACCGAGCTGTGCCAGATGGCCGAG encodes:
- a CDS encoding SigE family RNA polymerase sigma factor → MGRTGRGGRERQDAEFTEYAAARAARLRETAYLLCGDWHRAQDLAQMALAKVYVAWPKIERSEAVDAYARRVLTNEFLGYRRRRSSTERVTDELPETAVQPVQHELRLTLLEALERLSPSRRAVVVLRYWEDHSIETVAEMLGMSTSAVKSASLRALAELRSMLGADFLADLAIT
- a CDS encoding MarR family winged helix-turn-helix transcriptional regulator produces the protein MDTARSVNDTPASDDGFTMLLDDQLCFALYAASRAVTQRYRPLLDDLGLTYPQYLVMLVLWEHGTVPIKDIGTALHLDYGTLTPLIKRLETNGLVRRERAADDERTVRVNLTAEGEELRTRAADVPAAIGAAMALTPRQFDDAKRLLRLLADNVSEASA
- a CDS encoding phosphopantetheine-binding protein codes for the protein MTSLDEIEIPLPFQELLRPHLPYAGAGPLTAGEDLAALGLDSMAVVQVLAEVEAEFGVELPDEILDEATFATVGSLWAAVSALVGSGADAA
- a CDS encoding DoxX family protein, whose product is MRNLKSVPEYGTSLFRIVVGFLMACHGASSLFSWPMKAMGGHTVSPTTWPGGVAATLQFVFGVLVMVGVGTRVAGIILSGTMAYAYFSVHQEKALLPIANGGEPAALFCWAFLMIAIVGAGPLSADAVVAKLRGASPAPAVSEPEGTPAAVAA
- a CDS encoding thioesterase family protein, which produces MNIGSYYEPAGENRYKPTTQAGGAWDPEEQHFSPLGGLVVHAIDRFAAERPRSGGELLLSRVSFDILGRLALDECEIRVQTLRPGRTIELVEAVVLIGDRPVVRARAWLLNAGDTAAVAGGGGGAGDGKSDGNGNGDKLTPPEALASWLMTDVWPGGYIASVDVRPVAPPQPGRTTAWVGTELDLVAGQSSSRLASFIALVDTANGIAVRESPTEWMFPNVDLTVHLHRQPVAGRWTGLDTTVTFGPTGQGVTSTVLHDAAGPVGYAEQILTVRPLT